In Sorghum bicolor cultivar BTx623 chromosome 8, Sorghum_bicolor_NCBIv3, whole genome shotgun sequence, one genomic interval encodes:
- the LOC110437574 gene encoding flocculation protein FLO11-like: protein MISSFVSAASNVHPGNVAGQRMAEPTVVVENAAEQTTQEPTEEQPTVVTATETTEEDPAPARTGASTLTMDDEAARTPPPSSVAEEGDRAPTPPPAEETRAPTLARAEASSPKGSPSRGKDPLIPVTMAGGSTEGEEAQATSDDEVEEI from the coding sequence ATGATATCTTCTTTTGTTAGTGCGGCGTCGAATGTTCATCCGGGCAACGTCGCCGGCCAGAGAATGGCTGAGCCGACGGTTGTCGTTGAAAACGCCGCCGAGCAGACCACCCAGGAGCCAACCGAGGAGCAGCCCACGGTTGTAACTGCGACGGAGACTACCGAGGAGGACCCGGCTCCGGCGCGGACCGGGGCGAGCACCCTGACAATGGACGATGAGGCTGCAAGGACGCCTCCCCCGAGCAGTGTCGCGGAGGAGGGGGATAGAGCCCCGACTCCCCCACCTGCTGAAGAAACGAGGGCCCCAACTCTGGCCCGGGCAGAGGCTTCTTCACCGAAGGGCTCCCCTAGCCGGGGTAAGGATCCGTTGATACCCGTGACCATGGCTGGGGGTAGCACGGAGGGCGAGGAGGCCCAGGCAACTTCTGACGACGAAGTGGAGGAGATCTAG